In Carya illinoinensis cultivar Pawnee chromosome 7, C.illinoinensisPawnee_v1, whole genome shotgun sequence, the following are encoded in one genomic region:
- the LOC122316562 gene encoding protein translocase subunit SecA 1-like, producing MPRLRILTSTRNTFSTFSFFLFPSCSAYRRLTLSQHRSIFFTPQLQSSWMDRIKGVFTGQKTSPGEAQLSSESFTLLRFADELKNARRVSAFKQYMVGRSSEVTFSDAFEKQQAIVRYLGSFDPTGENIQSSQKQEAAKHCNCTIADVENTLAKFTWAKEAQKKIEKLKEEGKPMPKSIAEVQKLVGSTPLDIARSNLAKSGQISRNALCPCGSKKRYKRCCGKD from the exons ATGCCTCGTTTGCGAATCCTTACCAGCACTCGCAACACATTCTCTACCTTCTCATTCTTCCTTTTCCCCTCTTGTTCCGCATACCGTCGCCTAACTCTGTCACAGCACCGCTCGATCTTCTTCACGCCGCAGCTCCAGAGTTCATGGATGGATAGGATCAAAGGGGTCTTCACCGGGCAGAAGACCAGCCCTGGAGAAGCCCAGCTCAGCTCCGAATCGTTCACGCTTCTCC GGTTTGCGGATGAATTGAAGAATGCAAGAAGGGTAAGTGCATTCAAGCAATATATGGTGGGCCGAAGTAGTGAGGTGACATTTTCTGATGCCTTCGAGAAACAGCAAGCTATAGTTCGATATCTTGGAAGCTTCGATCCTACTGGAGAG AATATCCAAAGCAGTCAAAAACAAGAAGCGGCAAAGCATTGTAATTGCACTATAGCGGACGTAGAGAATACACTCGCGAAGTTTACATGGGCTAAAGAAGCACAAAAGAAGATAGAGAAGTTAAAAGAAGAAGGGAAACCAATGCCAAAGAGCATTGCTGAG GTGCAAAAGCTTGTGGGTTCCACCCCATTGGATATTGCCAGGTCCAATTTGGCTAAGAGCGGGCAAATAAGTAGGAATGCTCTATGCCCTTGTGGTTCCAAGAAGAGATACAAACG GTGCTGCGGAAAGGATTAA
- the LOC122316560 gene encoding uncharacterized protein LOC122316560 yields MAPSSSFSSSKGIVITMPVLVLAASVAAIFLFFLLSSLSTCNCPTGVPSAGGGVPVSGGGRDGGGRVAVSTTKEDVEWVKDQILSNGLHMQDNVLRKGINPRTRAQQLQDLLQFKGISHYEGPEANNHTGLPCPGELLVEEHHSNYGEPWAGGRDVFEFLAQSTHLTPDSRVLEIGCGTLRVGQHFIRYLNSEHYNCLERDELSLMAAFRYELPSQGLLYKRPLIVKGEDMDLTRFSGVVYDLIYASAVFLHMPDNLVWTGLERLARQLKPYDGRIFVSHNIKFCSRLGGDECTKRLTTMGLEYVGKHTHDSLLFNHYEIWYEFRRSKA; encoded by the exons ATGGCTCCCTCATCGTCCTTTTCATCGTCGAAGGGCATAGTGATAACGATGCCAGTGCTCGTACTGGCCGCCTCCGTGGCCGCTATATTCTTGTTCTTTCTCTTGTCGTCTCTCTCTACCTGTAATTGCCCTACGGGGGTGCCCAGTGCCGGCGGCGGTGTCCCCGTTTCCGGCGGCGGTCGCGATGGTGGTGGTCGTGTTGCGGTGTCCACGACGAAGGAGGATGTGGAGTGGGTCAAGGACCAGATCCTAAGTAACGGCCTCCATATGCAAGACAATGTCCTCCGCAAGGGCATCAACCCCCGAACTAGAGCCCAGCAGCTCCAAGATCTCTTACA GTTCAAAGGTATATCACATTATGAAGGACCTGAGGCAAACAACCACACTGGCCTCCCCTGCCCTGGAGAGCTTCTTGTTGAAGAGCACCACAGCAACTATGGTGAACCCTGGGCAGGAGGGCGAGATGTATTTGAGTTCCTCGCTCAATCCACCCACCTCACACCTGACTCACGGGTTCTTGAAATTGGCTGTGGCACCCTCCGAGTTGGCCAGCATTTCATTCGCTATCTCAATTCTGAGCATTACAATTGTCTTGAAAGAGACGAGCTCTCTCTGATGGCTGCATTTAGATACGAGCTTCCTTCACAAGGGCTCCTATACAAGCGCCCTTTAATTGTGAAAGGCGAGGATATGGATTTAACTAGATTTTCAGGAGTTGTGTATGATTTGATCTATGCTAGTGCTGTCTTTCTTCATATGCCTGATAACCTTGTATGGACTGGATTGGAACGCTTAGCTAGGCAACTGAAACCTTATGATGGGCGAATTTTTGTGTCCCACAACATAAAGTTCTGTTCCCGTCTGGGAGGAGACGAGTGTACGAAGCGGCTCACAACTATGGGGCTCGAGTATGTAGGGAAGCATACACATGATAGCTTGCTTTTTAATCACTACGAGATCTGGTACGAGTTCAGGCGGTCAAAGGCATAG